From one Notolabrus celidotus isolate fNotCel1 chromosome 24, fNotCel1.pri, whole genome shotgun sequence genomic stretch:
- the LOC117808126 gene encoding cysteine/serine-rich nuclear protein 3-like isoform X4, whose amino-acid sequence MMSGILKRKLEEGPSPYLSLQGSDDDVSCSDSGNSSDSLNHPVPSGLLDSNLQQQSKRLRGRNVHFESVTVYYFNRRQGFTSVPTQGGSTLGMSPRHSGVKRFTLREFAMEQKQSHRNMLRDHLKAEKLNAIKLKLTKNGTVSSMEADTLTLDDISEDDLDVDNTEVDDYFFLQPLTTRRRRALLRSSGVRRIDVEEKHELRALRMSREECGCRCRGVCDPETCACSLAGIKCQVDRMSFPCGCTKEGCTNTTGRLEFNPVRVRTHFLHTIMKLELEKSREEQQQQQHQHQQPEQQQQQQLVTNGNGYHGDSSLVQQQQQQQPNLQFPPHIPIMHLQNTGDTDSHLHEEEEEDDDEEEDDDEDDDDDEAYEEDEDGSSVCSGLSDCSTHSLETIDPEEEEEEEEEDEEDEEDDEGEEDEDEEDDWGCSLQGPPPYPVPLPSVLSYSNSSLLTPFHSSPSMQHYHMDTSVSDAHSFTENSGVTQTLPTVESALESKITTEICSQTESQSIPCPFPDPTDSLTLQTRSHADTRECRAAPAGATEELPLSTDLQNNPDHHRQHDSQTEASAGFVEQTEEETRGLTQTELQGDAGQITSTSCPQTT is encoded by the exons ATGATGAGTGGGATCCTGAAGAGAAAGCTTGAAGAGGGCCCGTCTCCTTACCTGTCCCTTCAGGGCTCTGATGATGACGTTTCCTGCAGCGACAGCGGCAACAGCAGTGATAGTCTAAATCATCCCGTCCCCTCCGGACTGCTGGACT CCAACCTCCAGCAGCAGTCAAAGCGCCTGCGTGGCCGCAACGTGCACTTTGAAAGTGTCACGGTCTACTACTTCAACCGGCGGCAGGGCTTCACCAGCGTGCCCACGCAGGGTGGCAGCACCCTGGGCATGTCGCCACGTCACAGCGGGGTGAAGCGCTTCACCCTCAGGGAGTTCGCCATGGAGCAGAAACAGAGCCACCGCAACATGCTGAGGGATCATCTCAAAGCGGAGAAGCTCAACGCCATCAAACTAAAA cTGACAAAGAACGGCACTGTATCATCCATGGAGGCGGATACTCTGACGCTTGATGACATCTCCGAAGACGACCTCGATGTGGACAACACGGAGGTGGACGATTACTTCTTCCTCCAGCCTCTGACTACCAGACGGCGACGGGCTCTGCTGCGTTCCTCAGGGGTCCGGCGCATCGATGTGGAGGAGAAGCACGAGCTACGTGCCCTGCGCATGTCTCGAGAGGAGTGTGGGTGTCGCTGCCGGGGGGTATGCGACCCCGAGACCTGTGCTTGCAGCCTGGCCGGCATTAAGTGCCAG GTGGACAGGATGTCCTTCCCATGTGGCTGCACCAAAGAGGGCTGCACTAACACCACGGGACGCCTGGAGTTCAACCCTGTCCGGGTGCGCACCCACTTTCTGCACACCATCATGAAGCTGGAGCTGGAAAAGAGCCgcgaggagcagcagcagcagcagcatcagcatcagcagccggagcagcagcagcagcagcagcttgtaACCAATGGCAACGGTTACCATGGCGACTCCTCCTtggtccagcagcagcagcagcagcagccgaaCCTGCAGTTCCCCCCGCACATTCCCATCATGCACCTCCAGAACACCGGCGACACAGATTCACATCtacatgaagaagaggaagaggacgacgatgaggaagaggatgatgatgaggacgatgatgatgatgaagcgtATGAGGAAGACGAGGATGGGAGCAGTGTTTGTAGTGGGCTGTCGGACTGCAGCACGCACAGCTTGGAAACAATCGAccccgaggaggaggaggaggaagaagaagaggatgaggaagatgaagaagatgatgaaggggaggaagatgaggatgaagaggatgattGGGGTTGCTCGTTGCAAGGTCCTCCGCCTTACCCGGTTCCACTTCCCTCAGTGCTGAGTTACTCAAACAGCAGTCTGCTGACCCCCTTCCACAGCTCCCCCTCCATGCAGCACTATCACATGGACACGTCTGTGAGCGACGCCCACTCGTTCACTGAGAACTCCGGTGTCACCCAAACACTCCCCACAGTGGAGTCGGCGTTAGAGTCGAAAATAACCACCGAAATCTGCAGCCAAACAGAGTCGCAGAGCATCCCCTGCCCCTTCCCCGACCCCACAGACTCCCTCACTCTCCAAACCCGCTCACATGCGGACACCCGTGAGTGCCGCGCTGCCCCCGCTGGCGCCACCGAAGAACTGCCGCTTTCCACAGACCTCCAGAACAATCCAGACCACCACCGCCAACATGACTCACAGACCGAAGCTTCGGCCGGGTTTGTggagcagacagaggaagaaacgAGGGGTCTGACGCAAACAGAACTGCAGGGAGACGCCGGTCAGATAACAAGCACGTCATGCCCACAGACAACCTGA
- the LOC117808126 gene encoding cysteine/serine-rich nuclear protein 3-like isoform X2 — translation MYFLYAGVTSGRSHMMSGILKRKLEEGPSPYLSLQGSDDDVSCSDSGNSSDSLNHPVPSGLLDSNLQQQSKRLRGRNVHFESVTVYYFNRRQGFTSVPTQGGSTLGMSPRHSGVKRFTLREFAMEQKQSHRNMLRDHLKAEKLNAIKLKLTKNGTVSSMEADTLTLDDISEDDLDVDNTEVDDYFFLQPLTTRRRRALLRSSGVRRIDVEEKHELRALRMSREECGCRCRGVCDPETCACSLAGIKCQVDRMSFPCGCTKEGCTNTTGRLEFNPVRVRTHFLHTIMKLELEKSREEQQQQQHQHQQPEQQQQQQLVTNGNGYHGDSSLVQQQQQQQPNLQFPPHIPIMHLQNTGDTDSHLHEEEEEDDDEEEDDDEDDDDDEAYEEDEDGSSVCSGLSDCSTHSLETIDPEEEEEEEEEDEEDEEDDEGEEDEDEEDDWGCSLQGPPPYPVPLPSVLSYSNSSLLTPFHSSPSMQHYHMDTSVSDAHSFTENSGVTQTLPTVESALESKITTEICSQTESQSIPCPFPDPTDSLTLQTRSHADTRECRAAPAGATEELPLSTDLQNNPDHHRQHDSQTEASAGFVEQTEEETRGLTQTELQGDAGQITSTSCPQTT, via the exons ATGTATTTCCTCTATGCAGGTGTGACTAGTGGGAGAAGCCACATGATGAGTGGGATCCTGAAGAGAAAGCTTGAAGAGGGCCCGTCTCCTTACCTGTCCCTTCAGGGCTCTGATGATGACGTTTCCTGCAGCGACAGCGGCAACAGCAGTGATAGTCTAAATCATCCCGTCCCCTCCGGACTGCTGGACT CCAACCTCCAGCAGCAGTCAAAGCGCCTGCGTGGCCGCAACGTGCACTTTGAAAGTGTCACGGTCTACTACTTCAACCGGCGGCAGGGCTTCACCAGCGTGCCCACGCAGGGTGGCAGCACCCTGGGCATGTCGCCACGTCACAGCGGGGTGAAGCGCTTCACCCTCAGGGAGTTCGCCATGGAGCAGAAACAGAGCCACCGCAACATGCTGAGGGATCATCTCAAAGCGGAGAAGCTCAACGCCATCAAACTAAAA cTGACAAAGAACGGCACTGTATCATCCATGGAGGCGGATACTCTGACGCTTGATGACATCTCCGAAGACGACCTCGATGTGGACAACACGGAGGTGGACGATTACTTCTTCCTCCAGCCTCTGACTACCAGACGGCGACGGGCTCTGCTGCGTTCCTCAGGGGTCCGGCGCATCGATGTGGAGGAGAAGCACGAGCTACGTGCCCTGCGCATGTCTCGAGAGGAGTGTGGGTGTCGCTGCCGGGGGGTATGCGACCCCGAGACCTGTGCTTGCAGCCTGGCCGGCATTAAGTGCCAG GTGGACAGGATGTCCTTCCCATGTGGCTGCACCAAAGAGGGCTGCACTAACACCACGGGACGCCTGGAGTTCAACCCTGTCCGGGTGCGCACCCACTTTCTGCACACCATCATGAAGCTGGAGCTGGAAAAGAGCCgcgaggagcagcagcagcagcagcatcagcatcagcagccggagcagcagcagcagcagcagcttgtaACCAATGGCAACGGTTACCATGGCGACTCCTCCTtggtccagcagcagcagcagcagcagccgaaCCTGCAGTTCCCCCCGCACATTCCCATCATGCACCTCCAGAACACCGGCGACACAGATTCACATCtacatgaagaagaggaagaggacgacgatgaggaagaggatgatgatgaggacgatgatgatgatgaagcgtATGAGGAAGACGAGGATGGGAGCAGTGTTTGTAGTGGGCTGTCGGACTGCAGCACGCACAGCTTGGAAACAATCGAccccgaggaggaggaggaggaagaagaagaggatgaggaagatgaagaagatgatgaaggggaggaagatgaggatgaagaggatgattGGGGTTGCTCGTTGCAAGGTCCTCCGCCTTACCCGGTTCCACTTCCCTCAGTGCTGAGTTACTCAAACAGCAGTCTGCTGACCCCCTTCCACAGCTCCCCCTCCATGCAGCACTATCACATGGACACGTCTGTGAGCGACGCCCACTCGTTCACTGAGAACTCCGGTGTCACCCAAACACTCCCCACAGTGGAGTCGGCGTTAGAGTCGAAAATAACCACCGAAATCTGCAGCCAAACAGAGTCGCAGAGCATCCCCTGCCCCTTCCCCGACCCCACAGACTCCCTCACTCTCCAAACCCGCTCACATGCGGACACCCGTGAGTGCCGCGCTGCCCCCGCTGGCGCCACCGAAGAACTGCCGCTTTCCACAGACCTCCAGAACAATCCAGACCACCACCGCCAACATGACTCACAGACCGAAGCTTCGGCCGGGTTTGTggagcagacagaggaagaaacgAGGGGTCTGACGCAAACAGAACTGCAGGGAGACGCCGGTCAGATAACAAGCACGTCATGCCCACAGACAACCTGA
- the LOC117808126 gene encoding cysteine/serine-rich nuclear protein 3-like isoform X1 — MYFLYAGVTSGRSHMMSGILKRKLEEGPSPYLSLQGSDDDVSCSDSGNSSDSLNHPVPSGLLDSNLQQQSKRLRGRNVHFESVTVYYFNRRQGFTSVPTQGGSTLGMSPRHSGVKRFTLREFAMEQKQSHRNMLRDHLKAEKLNAIKLKLTKNGTVSSMEADTLTLDDISEDDLDVDNTEVDDYFFLQPLTTRRRRALLRSSGVRRIDVEEKHELRALRMSREECGCRCRGVCDPETCACSLAGIKCQVNGTVVDRMSFPCGCTKEGCTNTTGRLEFNPVRVRTHFLHTIMKLELEKSREEQQQQQHQHQQPEQQQQQQLVTNGNGYHGDSSLVQQQQQQQPNLQFPPHIPIMHLQNTGDTDSHLHEEEEEDDDEEEDDDEDDDDDEAYEEDEDGSSVCSGLSDCSTHSLETIDPEEEEEEEEEDEEDEEDDEGEEDEDEEDDWGCSLQGPPPYPVPLPSVLSYSNSSLLTPFHSSPSMQHYHMDTSVSDAHSFTENSGVTQTLPTVESALESKITTEICSQTESQSIPCPFPDPTDSLTLQTRSHADTRECRAAPAGATEELPLSTDLQNNPDHHRQHDSQTEASAGFVEQTEEETRGLTQTELQGDAGQITSTSCPQTT; from the exons ATGTATTTCCTCTATGCAGGTGTGACTAGTGGGAGAAGCCACATGATGAGTGGGATCCTGAAGAGAAAGCTTGAAGAGGGCCCGTCTCCTTACCTGTCCCTTCAGGGCTCTGATGATGACGTTTCCTGCAGCGACAGCGGCAACAGCAGTGATAGTCTAAATCATCCCGTCCCCTCCGGACTGCTGGACT CCAACCTCCAGCAGCAGTCAAAGCGCCTGCGTGGCCGCAACGTGCACTTTGAAAGTGTCACGGTCTACTACTTCAACCGGCGGCAGGGCTTCACCAGCGTGCCCACGCAGGGTGGCAGCACCCTGGGCATGTCGCCACGTCACAGCGGGGTGAAGCGCTTCACCCTCAGGGAGTTCGCCATGGAGCAGAAACAGAGCCACCGCAACATGCTGAGGGATCATCTCAAAGCGGAGAAGCTCAACGCCATCAAACTAAAA cTGACAAAGAACGGCACTGTATCATCCATGGAGGCGGATACTCTGACGCTTGATGACATCTCCGAAGACGACCTCGATGTGGACAACACGGAGGTGGACGATTACTTCTTCCTCCAGCCTCTGACTACCAGACGGCGACGGGCTCTGCTGCGTTCCTCAGGGGTCCGGCGCATCGATGTGGAGGAGAAGCACGAGCTACGTGCCCTGCGCATGTCTCGAGAGGAGTGTGGGTGTCGCTGCCGGGGGGTATGCGACCCCGAGACCTGTGCTTGCAGCCTGGCCGGCATTAAGTGCCAGGTAAATGGAACTGTG GTGGACAGGATGTCCTTCCCATGTGGCTGCACCAAAGAGGGCTGCACTAACACCACGGGACGCCTGGAGTTCAACCCTGTCCGGGTGCGCACCCACTTTCTGCACACCATCATGAAGCTGGAGCTGGAAAAGAGCCgcgaggagcagcagcagcagcagcatcagcatcagcagccggagcagcagcagcagcagcagcttgtaACCAATGGCAACGGTTACCATGGCGACTCCTCCTtggtccagcagcagcagcagcagcagccgaaCCTGCAGTTCCCCCCGCACATTCCCATCATGCACCTCCAGAACACCGGCGACACAGATTCACATCtacatgaagaagaggaagaggacgacgatgaggaagaggatgatgatgaggacgatgatgatgatgaagcgtATGAGGAAGACGAGGATGGGAGCAGTGTTTGTAGTGGGCTGTCGGACTGCAGCACGCACAGCTTGGAAACAATCGAccccgaggaggaggaggaggaagaagaagaggatgaggaagatgaagaagatgatgaaggggaggaagatgaggatgaagaggatgattGGGGTTGCTCGTTGCAAGGTCCTCCGCCTTACCCGGTTCCACTTCCCTCAGTGCTGAGTTACTCAAACAGCAGTCTGCTGACCCCCTTCCACAGCTCCCCCTCCATGCAGCACTATCACATGGACACGTCTGTGAGCGACGCCCACTCGTTCACTGAGAACTCCGGTGTCACCCAAACACTCCCCACAGTGGAGTCGGCGTTAGAGTCGAAAATAACCACCGAAATCTGCAGCCAAACAGAGTCGCAGAGCATCCCCTGCCCCTTCCCCGACCCCACAGACTCCCTCACTCTCCAAACCCGCTCACATGCGGACACCCGTGAGTGCCGCGCTGCCCCCGCTGGCGCCACCGAAGAACTGCCGCTTTCCACAGACCTCCAGAACAATCCAGACCACCACCGCCAACATGACTCACAGACCGAAGCTTCGGCCGGGTTTGTggagcagacagaggaagaaacgAGGGGTCTGACGCAAACAGAACTGCAGGGAGACGCCGGTCAGATAACAAGCACGTCATGCCCACAGACAACCTGA
- the LOC117808126 gene encoding cysteine/serine-rich nuclear protein 3-like isoform X3 has protein sequence MMSGILKRKLEEGPSPYLSLQGSDDDVSCSDSGNSSDSLNHPVPSGLLDSNLQQQSKRLRGRNVHFESVTVYYFNRRQGFTSVPTQGGSTLGMSPRHSGVKRFTLREFAMEQKQSHRNMLRDHLKAEKLNAIKLKLTKNGTVSSMEADTLTLDDISEDDLDVDNTEVDDYFFLQPLTTRRRRALLRSSGVRRIDVEEKHELRALRMSREECGCRCRGVCDPETCACSLAGIKCQVNGTVVDRMSFPCGCTKEGCTNTTGRLEFNPVRVRTHFLHTIMKLELEKSREEQQQQQHQHQQPEQQQQQQLVTNGNGYHGDSSLVQQQQQQQPNLQFPPHIPIMHLQNTGDTDSHLHEEEEEDDDEEEDDDEDDDDDEAYEEDEDGSSVCSGLSDCSTHSLETIDPEEEEEEEEEDEEDEEDDEGEEDEDEEDDWGCSLQGPPPYPVPLPSVLSYSNSSLLTPFHSSPSMQHYHMDTSVSDAHSFTENSGVTQTLPTVESALESKITTEICSQTESQSIPCPFPDPTDSLTLQTRSHADTRECRAAPAGATEELPLSTDLQNNPDHHRQHDSQTEASAGFVEQTEEETRGLTQTELQGDAGQITSTSCPQTT, from the exons ATGATGAGTGGGATCCTGAAGAGAAAGCTTGAAGAGGGCCCGTCTCCTTACCTGTCCCTTCAGGGCTCTGATGATGACGTTTCCTGCAGCGACAGCGGCAACAGCAGTGATAGTCTAAATCATCCCGTCCCCTCCGGACTGCTGGACT CCAACCTCCAGCAGCAGTCAAAGCGCCTGCGTGGCCGCAACGTGCACTTTGAAAGTGTCACGGTCTACTACTTCAACCGGCGGCAGGGCTTCACCAGCGTGCCCACGCAGGGTGGCAGCACCCTGGGCATGTCGCCACGTCACAGCGGGGTGAAGCGCTTCACCCTCAGGGAGTTCGCCATGGAGCAGAAACAGAGCCACCGCAACATGCTGAGGGATCATCTCAAAGCGGAGAAGCTCAACGCCATCAAACTAAAA cTGACAAAGAACGGCACTGTATCATCCATGGAGGCGGATACTCTGACGCTTGATGACATCTCCGAAGACGACCTCGATGTGGACAACACGGAGGTGGACGATTACTTCTTCCTCCAGCCTCTGACTACCAGACGGCGACGGGCTCTGCTGCGTTCCTCAGGGGTCCGGCGCATCGATGTGGAGGAGAAGCACGAGCTACGTGCCCTGCGCATGTCTCGAGAGGAGTGTGGGTGTCGCTGCCGGGGGGTATGCGACCCCGAGACCTGTGCTTGCAGCCTGGCCGGCATTAAGTGCCAGGTAAATGGAACTGTG GTGGACAGGATGTCCTTCCCATGTGGCTGCACCAAAGAGGGCTGCACTAACACCACGGGACGCCTGGAGTTCAACCCTGTCCGGGTGCGCACCCACTTTCTGCACACCATCATGAAGCTGGAGCTGGAAAAGAGCCgcgaggagcagcagcagcagcagcatcagcatcagcagccggagcagcagcagcagcagcagcttgtaACCAATGGCAACGGTTACCATGGCGACTCCTCCTtggtccagcagcagcagcagcagcagccgaaCCTGCAGTTCCCCCCGCACATTCCCATCATGCACCTCCAGAACACCGGCGACACAGATTCACATCtacatgaagaagaggaagaggacgacgatgaggaagaggatgatgatgaggacgatgatgatgatgaagcgtATGAGGAAGACGAGGATGGGAGCAGTGTTTGTAGTGGGCTGTCGGACTGCAGCACGCACAGCTTGGAAACAATCGAccccgaggaggaggaggaggaagaagaagaggatgaggaagatgaagaagatgatgaaggggaggaagatgaggatgaagaggatgattGGGGTTGCTCGTTGCAAGGTCCTCCGCCTTACCCGGTTCCACTTCCCTCAGTGCTGAGTTACTCAAACAGCAGTCTGCTGACCCCCTTCCACAGCTCCCCCTCCATGCAGCACTATCACATGGACACGTCTGTGAGCGACGCCCACTCGTTCACTGAGAACTCCGGTGTCACCCAAACACTCCCCACAGTGGAGTCGGCGTTAGAGTCGAAAATAACCACCGAAATCTGCAGCCAAACAGAGTCGCAGAGCATCCCCTGCCCCTTCCCCGACCCCACAGACTCCCTCACTCTCCAAACCCGCTCACATGCGGACACCCGTGAGTGCCGCGCTGCCCCCGCTGGCGCCACCGAAGAACTGCCGCTTTCCACAGACCTCCAGAACAATCCAGACCACCACCGCCAACATGACTCACAGACCGAAGCTTCGGCCGGGTTTGTggagcagacagaggaagaaacgAGGGGTCTGACGCAAACAGAACTGCAGGGAGACGCCGGTCAGATAACAAGCACGTCATGCCCACAGACAACCTGA